One Brassica napus cultivar Da-Ae chromosome A5, Da-Ae, whole genome shotgun sequence DNA window includes the following coding sequences:
- the LOC106365488 gene encoding uncharacterized protein At4g04775-like, which produces MSNESGNSSGVSSGRARGRVVGVPKRCWCGELVIPLMSKSTANPNRRYFQCAFAVEKKLSNDNHAYKWVDEALSDEVEALSFRIGRMEQTILAERVEEERKKFEEFELKLETDICARMEDVVSEAKCEVKKAPVLVFLGCLIMVTLSKVI; this is translated from the exons ATGAGTAATGAATCTGGAAATTCGAGTGGAGTCTCTAGCGGTCGAGCAAGAGGTCGTGTTGTTGGTGTGCCGAAGAGATGTTGGTGTGGAGAATTAGTTATCCCCTTGATGTCGAAGTCAACAGCAAATCCTAACAGGAGATACTTTCAGTGTGCTTTTGCAGTGGAGAAAAAG CTGAGTAATGATAATCACGCTTATAAATGGGTTGATGAGGCGTTGTCGGATGAGGTTGAAGCATTGTCATTTAGGATAGGGAGAATGGAACAGACAATTCTTGCTGAGCGTGTGgaagaagagaggaagaaaTTTGAAGAGTTTGAATTGAAGTTAGAAACCGATATTTGTGCAAGAATGGAAGATGTTGTGAGTGAAGCCAAATGCGAAGTCAAGAAAGCGCCGGTGCTTGTCTTTTTAGGATGTTTGATCATGGTTACATTGTCTAAGGTGATATAG